The following is a genomic window from Pelomonas sp. SE-A7.
ACTGACTCCTCAGTCGCTTCGCTTAATCAATTTCGTGATCAGCGAAGAAGCGAGATTATGACTGAATTCTTTTGAATCCGTCAAGCGCTTTGCAAAATATTTTTGTCATCGCGCTTGCTCACTCCCCATCTCCCCCAACCACTGCGCCCCGCCCCTTTCGAAGCAGCGCCGTGATCAGCGAAGTCCGCCACTATAGCATGGAAATTTCAGCCGGGCGAACATCTCTGCAGCGGGTATCGCAACGGCTAGTGCCGGACCGGCTCGCTGCGGCTGCTGGCGAACGCCAGCGACGCAGCCTGCTGCGGGTCTTCGCTCTGAAGAACGACAGGCAACAACTGTGCAAGGCGCCCACTGTCTGCGCGCAGCACGCGCTGCTTGATGGAGGGGATCTGCGCTGGATGCATTGAGAAGCTGCGCAGGCCCATGGCCAGCAGCAGGTCGGTAAACATTGGGTCGCCGGCCATCTCGCCGCAGACGCTGACCGACTTGCCCGCTGCGCGAGCCTGGGAAATCGAGGTGGAGATCAGTTGCAACACTGCCGGATGCCACGGGTCGTACAGATGCGCTACCGCTTCGTCGGCCCGGTCGATTGCCAGCGTGTACTGGATCAAGTCGTTGGTGCCAATGGAGACGAAGTCCACATGTTTGAGCAGCAGGGGCAGCATCACGGCCGCCGCGGGGATCTCGATCATCACGCCCAGCTCCACCTTGGTGTAGGCGTGGCCCGCGTCATTCAGCTGCTGCTGGACGCGCTTCAACGCCTCCAGGATCTGCTTGACTTCGTTCAGGTGCGCCACCATGGGAATCAGCAATCGAATCTTGCCGAAAGCGCTTGCCCTATAGATAGCCCGCAGCTGCTGGCGGAACATGCTGGGCTCGGCCAGACTCCAGCGGATGGCGCGCAGACCCATGGCCGGATTGAGCACATGCTCGTGGCGCAGCTCGTTGGTCGTCATGCGGTCCAGCGGCTTGTCGGCGCCGATATCCACGGTGCGGATGGTGACCGGCATGCCCCGCATGGCCTCGACAGCAGCCTTGTAGGCCTCGAACTGCTCATCCTCGGTAGGCAACTCACCGCCCCGGTTCATGAACAGGAATTCGCTGCGAAACAGTCCGACGCCGGTCGCCCCGGCCTCCACCGCCGCCACAGCGTCGGCCGGCAGCTCGATATTGGCGTGCAGCTCGATCCGCTCACCATCCATGGTCACGGCTGGCGTGTGGCGCAAACGGGCCAGCCTGGCTCGCTCAAGTTCGCTCTGGCGCTGGCGGAAGCGGTACTCCTCCAGCACGATGGGTGAAGGATCGACGATGACCAGGCCCGAGTCACCATCGATGATGACCCAGTCGTCCTGCCGGATCAGCCGGCTGGCCTCACGCGTACCGACGACCGCAGGGATGTCCAGGCTGCGCGCCACGATGGCCGTGTGCGAGGTCTTGCCGCCGATGTCGGTAATGAAGCCATGGAACACGCTGCGCTTGAACTGCAGCATGTCGGCCGGTGCAATGTCTGCCGCCACCAGCAGCAGCGGGTCTTCGCCGGCGAAATCTCGCTGGGTCACGCTGACCGCGCCGCGAGGTGTCTCGCCCGACTCGGCCGCCAGCGCATCCAGGATGCGTTCGACCACCTGCTCCAGGTCCGCCTTGCGCTCGCGCAGGTAGTCGTCCTCCATCTCGTCGAACTGGCGAGCCAGCACTTCGAGTTGGGCCGACAGCGCCCATTCGGCGTTGTAGTGACGCTCGACGATCCACTGCCGGGTTGCGCCTGTCAGGGCCTCGTC
Proteins encoded in this region:
- the ptsP gene encoding phosphoenolpyruvate--protein phosphotransferase; the protein is MSFQVFGIPVSRGVAIGRAVLVASSRLDVAHYFIDAADIEAEIARCLRARDEVARELSTLKQDLPEDAPHELAALLDVHLMLLHDEALTGATRQWIVERHYNAEWALSAQLEVLARQFDEMEDDYLRERKADLEQVVERILDALAAESGETPRGAVSVTQRDFAGEDPLLLVAADIAPADMLQFKRSVFHGFITDIGGKTSHTAIVARSLDIPAVVGTREASRLIRQDDWVIIDGDSGLVIVDPSPIVLEEYRFRQRQSELERARLARLRHTPAVTMDGERIELHANIELPADAVAAVEAGATGVGLFRSEFLFMNRGGELPTEDEQFEAYKAAVEAMRGMPVTIRTVDIGADKPLDRMTTNELRHEHVLNPAMGLRAIRWSLAEPSMFRQQLRAIYRASAFGKIRLLIPMVAHLNEVKQILEALKRVQQQLNDAGHAYTKVELGVMIEIPAAAVMLPLLLKHVDFVSIGTNDLIQYTLAIDRADEAVAHLYDPWHPAVLQLISTSISQARAAGKSVSVCGEMAGDPMFTDLLLAMGLRSFSMHPAQIPSIKQRVLRADSGRLAQLLPVVLQSEDPQQAASLAFASSRSEPVRH